The nucleotide window TACACGAATTGGCAGGGGACTTGCTACGTGGCTCCCCTCGTCGGAGCGATCGTGGCAGACTCCTACCTGGGAAGATACCTGACCACACTGGCCTTCTTCGCTGTTTACCTAATCGTAAGCACCACAAGCTAATCCCTTCGATAATCATCCCTCAGATGGAATTACCAAGTTTCTTAATAGTTCTATATATTTTTGCAATTGCAACGACACAAGGGAATGGCTGCAATGTCAATTTCAGCATCGTTGCGGCCGGATGGCTCGTCGTCTTCTCCTCAGTCCGtcatcttcttccttggcctGTACATGATGGCCATCGGAGCCGGCGGCATCAAGCCCTGCGTCTCCTCCTTCGGCGCCGACCAGTTCGACGACACGGACCCGACGGAGAGGCTGAAGAAGAACTCCTTCTTCAACTGGTTCTTCTTCTCCGTCTACATCGGCAGCTTCGTCGCCGGCACCGTCGTTGTGTGGGTGCAGGACCACTACGGGTGGGTGATAGGCCTCTGGATCCCCACCCTGTTCATCGCATTGGCCATGGCGAGTTTTTTCCTGGGATCCAGTTCCTATAGAGTGCAGAAGCCTCTCGGAAGCCCACTGGTAAGCGTTTGCCAGGTCATCGTCGCGGCTGTCCGGAAGCGGAATGTAGATTTGCCACGTGATGCTTCTCTTCTTTACGAGCTACCTGAGGATGTGCCAATGGCGGAAGGTACCAAGAAATTGCAGCATACACCGGTGATCCGGTAAGTGGTTTTCTTTTGAGTCTGTCTAAAGCACATTTGGATATTTTTTAGTCCTCATAGTTATTGCACATTTAAGTACTCGCATGAATCTTTGCGTAAAATCAATAATATAGGACTTAGATGTGTAATATTTAGGCCATGTTTGGCAGTCGTCCGCTCCCGGAATCTGCGGAGGGGGGAATTGCAGCTCCGTCGTTTTGAACTGCTCCGCCAACTCCGCTCCCAGAGTTGTGGAGCGGAGTGGTACCGAACAGGGCCTTAGGGCACATCTAAATGTGTTTTAGCGAAACTTTTATTTTTCATACATACATAGGCTGGCTGGAATCTGGATCGATCTGTTTGCTGTTAGCTGATTGAAGGTATTTCTTGGCCAGTTTCCTGGACAAGGCTGCAGTGATCTCTTCGGCCGAAGAGCTTTACTCTGCTCCATGGAGGGTTTGCACAGTCACACAAGTCGAGGAGCTTAAGATCGTGATCGGCATGCTCCCGATCTGGGCCACCGGTATCGTGTTCTTCGCCGTCCTCGCGCAGTTCTCCTCGACCTTCCTGGTGCAAGGGAGGATGATGGACACGATGGTCGGCACCTTCGCCATCCCTCCGGCGTCCTTGGCTTGCTTCGACGCCGTGAGCGTCATCCTCTT belongs to Triticum urartu cultivar G1812 unplaced genomic scaffold, Tu2.1 TuUngrouped_contig_4233, whole genome shotgun sequence and includes:
- the LOC125527532 gene encoding protein NRT1/ PTR FAMILY 8.5-like; this translates as MESLEEISQQEEPIIEDSVERIGDRNVDIKVTPTPLAKHGTGSWKACKFILATECFEELAYYGIQFNLVTFLKTILHESNVSAARNYTNWQGTCYVAPLVGAIVADSYLGRYLTTLAFFAVYLIGMAAMSISASLRPDGSSSSPQSVIFFLGLYMMAIGAGGIKPCVSSFGADQFDDTDPTERLKKNSFFNWFFFSVYIGSFVAGTVVVWVQDHYGWVIGLWIPTLFIALAMASFFLGSSSYRVQKPLGSPLVSVCQVIVAAVRKRNVDLPRDASLLYELPEDVPMAEGTKKLQHTPVIRFLDKAAVISSAEELYSAPWRVCTVTQVEELKIVIGMLPIWATGIVFFAVLAQFSSTFLVQGRMMDTMVGTFAIPPASLACFDAVSVILFVPVYDRVLIPTARRFTGNERGFSELQRFPIGLFLSILVMAAAAVVETRRLALGRMCILWQ